The proteins below come from a single Serratia ficaria genomic window:
- a CDS encoding molybdopterin-dependent oxidoreductase, translating to MHKSKSLSILFIVAVFFSASAFAKIGDLYIDGDIANKNNNDGYLLTADDFNKLKKSHIKTTTSWTEPGHVVDFEGVKFKDLLTLVGAHGKTLRMRALNDYWVDIPFSDVEQYDILLANKMDGNPLKVRDFGPYFVIYPLDEFYDKLNSPTYQARHIWQVDSITVIDK from the coding sequence TACTATTCATAGTCGCTGTGTTTTTTTCAGCATCGGCCTTTGCAAAGATAGGCGATCTCTATATAGATGGTGATATTGCAAATAAAAATAATAATGACGGCTATCTGTTAACTGCTGATGATTTTAATAAACTTAAAAAATCCCATATAAAAACCACCACATCCTGGACCGAGCCTGGACACGTGGTGGATTTCGAAGGTGTCAAATTCAAGGATTTATTGACACTTGTCGGTGCTCATGGAAAAACGTTAAGAATGAGAGCATTGAATGACTACTGGGTCGATATACCTTTCTCTGATGTAGAACAATACGATATTTTACTTGCAAATAAAATGGACGGGAACCCTCTGAAAGTAAGAGATTTTGGTCCCTATTTCGTCATTTACCCTTTAGATGAGTTTTACGACAAACTTAATAGCCCCACGTATCAGGCTCGCCATATCTGGCAAGTAGACAGCATAACGGTAATAGATAAATGA